CCTTAGCCGCACCGAGCCATTTCTCTGCTAGAGCTGCAGCAGTCGCATCATTCTCAAAAGCCATCTTGTAGCTAAAATGGCGCTGTAAAGATTCTACGATCGGGAAGTTCCACCAGCCCTTCAAATTAGGCGGAGCGGTAATTTCACCTTTTTGCGTATTCAAAGGGCCAGGGGCACCTATGCCAATTCCAAGAATGTTCGACTCTTCCACTTGATGCTCCATCAACATCTGCTTGATGGCTGCCGCCATTCTGTCAACCATGACATGAGGCGATACCGAATGATCGGTAGGAAGGGAAGTCTTTGCAAGAACCTGTCCTAACGGATCGATAATTCCGAGAGCGGTCTTGGTTCCACCAATGTCAATACCAATTGCGTAATCCAAAGCTATTCCTCCATTTGATGAATTGATAACTTGACAAACTTGACAAATAATAATTTTGTAAAGTATATTTAGGTTTAGTTTATCATGTTTCGAAAGGAATGAAAACAATTGGCCAGAAAAAAGAAAATATCGATGCAGGATATTGCGGATAAGCTTAATATATCCAAAAATGCAGTATCGCTGGCCTTGATGAATAAAAAGGGAATCAGCGAAGCAACGCGCTATAAAGTACTGCAGGCGGCTAAAGAGCTCGGATACGGTCAATTTGCAGCCGAAGAGGCAGGCAATAATATATTAGTGCTTGTTCCCGAGCGGATTATGAGCTATCAGGATAACGATCATTTTCAATTTTTCCACGATATGATCTGGGGATTGGAGAAGAGCATCCGCAGCAGGGGATATAATGCGATCGTGGTCCCGATCGACGAAGAGATGGAGGCCGGACTGAAGTTACCTAGGCTGGTATCGGAATTTTCATATCGTGGCATTATTTTATTCGGGATCGTGGACAAGAGTTATGCATGTCTCGTATGGGAGATGGAGGTCCCCTTAGTTATGCTGGACTCCTATTACCGGGATCTACCTTGTCCAACGGTCACGTCGGCCAATATCGAGGGGGCATATGAAGCAACCTCTGTGCTGATTGGCGCAGGGCATCGTGAGATTGGCTTCATTGGTCCGACCAATCTGACGACGAGTCATGAAGAACGGTGGTTCGGTTATTGGAAAGCGATGCAGGATCATGGGCTGCCAGTGGATAACGGATATTGTCTGACAGGGTCTCAGGGGTATGATGAGACGAGGCGCGAAATCGCAGAATGGCTGGATGGGCTGGACCAGCTGCCTAGCGGCTTCTTCTGCGGTAATGATCGGATCGCTTATATATTGGCGGGACTTCTACGGGAGCGGGGAATCTCAGTCCCTGAGCAGATCTCTATTGTCGGGTATGATGATCTGCAATACCCGGCGATGCCGGAGCTACAGGTGACGACAGTTCATGTGGAGAAGGAGAAGATGTGTCAAGCAGCAGCAGAACTTCTCTTATCTGTTTCCGGACGCAATCGAGAGATGATGCGAGTCTTCGTCCCGTCTACCCTTGTAATCCGGGAATCCGTAAAAGAGGTTGTTCAAAAAGTCCACTTTTGATAAGAAAACCAATCAATGTAATTCAAGGACGTACGCTGCGCTCCTTAGTCTCTAGCTTCATCCAACTGAAGCGTTTTGAAAAACGCACATCGGAAGCATAGGCTTCGATGTTGAAAACCGATCTTTTTGAACACGCACTAAAAGAATTGAAATAAAAATAACCGTCAGGAAAATTCCTCCTGACGGTTATTTTTTCGTTCTAAGATAAGAAATGATTAATGAATGTATAAATTTTCACAAAGATAGAGACATGGCTACTATTTAATACCTTTCATATAGCTTTGAATCTTAGGAGTCAGAACCATAAGCTGCCGAGAAGGCTACAGGCGCCAGCTTCGTTGTCGCGGACAGACCCACCGGTGACAAGCACAATTCGCCGATAACGACGACGAAGTAGCTAAGCACGAGCCACAATGGGTTTACCAAAGAATTGGCTCCGCCAAGGTAAGCCGGCAGTAAGATGATTAAGAACGATAAACCAGCGAACAGCAATCCAAGCGAAAATTTCTGTGGAATCGTTGGCTGACGATGACCGAGTTTCATCCAGATCCACGCGCATACTGGAGCTAATGTAATGACAAAGAGTGGATTCAGCGATTGGAACCAAGCAGGTGAGATATGAATACCTGCAAAATCCAGCTGTGTACGCTTGTCTGCATAATTTGCGAGGATCGTTGCCCCTTGCTCTTGAATTGCCCAGAACATGATCGCAGCAATAAACAATGGAATATAAGCAATGAGCCGCGAGCGCTCAACGGCTGTTGTCTTCGGACTACGATATGTCCGTGATCGGGTGAGCCTATTCTCCTTTTTTATGAAAAAAGGGGATAAGGAAAAGGGTGCCCTTAGTCAATTCTATGACTTAAGGACACCCTATTATTGAATCTATATTATGGTGAAAGGATATATTATTTGTTCAAAGCAGCTTCGTAACGTTTCTCAACTTCTGCCCAGTTGATGACGTTGAAGAAAGCGGCGATGTAATCTGGACGTTTGTTCTGATATTTCAAATAGTAAGCATGCTCCCACACGTCAAGGCCAAGAATTGGAGTCTTGCCTTCCATGATTGGGGAGTCTTGGTTAGGCAAGCTGTATACGGACAATTTGCCGTTATCTACAGCAAGGAAAGCCCAGCCACTACCGAAACGAGTTGTAGCTGCTTTGGAGAAGTCTTCCTTGAATTTGTCGAAGCCGCCCAATTCGTTGTTGATTGCGTCAGCAAGCTTACCAGAAGGTTGGCCGCCGCCGTTAGGACCGATTACTTCCCAGAACAGGGAGTGGTTAGCATGGCCGCCGCCGTTGTTACGAACTGCAGTACGGATGCTTTCAGGTACACTGTCCAGATCCGCGATCAATTCTTCAACGGATTTGGATTGAAGCTCAGGAGCAGATTCCAGAGCAGCGTTCAGGTTAGTTACATACGTATTATGGTGACGATCATGGTGAATCATCATAGTCTGTTCATCGATATTAGGCTCGAGTGCATTGTTTGCATAAGGAAGTGCAGGTAATTGATGTGCCATGGGTAAATCATCCTCTCTAGTTATTATGTAGCATCATTGTCATTTCCGACAGTTATTATTATATAGCTACTCAGACACTTAGTCAACATATATGTATGGTAAGTATATTAATTCATCGTCTTCCATTGACAAAGAGGGATTCGTTCATCATAATGATTGGTCGAATAGCATTTTAACCGTAGTCGTTCATCTATGTATTATGCTCGATCAAGGTAATCTTATAAGCAGGGGTGAGAAAAAGTGGGAATGGGCATCGTTGTCGTAGAGGTATGCAGCAATAATCTGCTCAGTATGCTTGATTTGGAGCAGTTGGAGGAAGAGTATCCGGAGATCGCCGTTATGCGGACGGATTGCCTAAATTTCTGCGGAATGTGCCGGGCGAGACCTTATGCGATGGTAAATGGGAACAAGGTGTTTGCCAAGACATCGGAGGAATGCCTCCTGCTGATCAAACAAGCGATAGAGGCGGAACTTAAAGAGTTCTATGAAATATAAGCTTGTGAATGACAAGGATAAAACACTTGCATAGATAGATAAAAAGACTCCGAAAGGCATTTTGCTTTCGAAGTCTTTTTTGTATAACAACTTATAGACATTATTGTTTATGGATTACGTAGACACAGCGTTTGCCCTGTTGCACCAGGCATTCCGTTCTTTCGACCTTCGTATCTAGCAGAGTCTCGAACAGCTTCAGTTCACAGTCGCAGGCATGATTGTACTGATCGGCGATTTTTGAGATTGGACAATTATGTTCTTTTAATACGAAGCTGCCGTCCTCTTGAGCCGTGCATTCCGTCATATATCCGTTCTCGTTCTGAATTTCGGCCAAGCGTCGGACCTTCTCGTTGAAATCCTTCCCTTGCATTTCGGATTCATATCTGCCGGTCAGCTTCTCCTTACGGCGTTCGAATAGCTGATTAACCATGTCCTCGCCAGTCTCTTCAGCCAGGGCATTCAGCAGATCGAGCGTCAGGTTATGGTAGCTCTTGGGGAACATGCCTTCCGCTGTATCCGTCAGGCCGTAGACCGCGGTCGGGCGGCCCAGAGTCTGACGGATCATCTTCGATTCAATTAACCCGTCGCGTTCCATAGAGCTAAGATGTCTCCGAACGGCCATTTCCGTAATTTGCAGCTCATTGGTAACTTCCTTGGCGCTGAGGGGACCAGCTGTTTTCATCATATGCAGAATCCGCTCTCGGGTGGATAAAGGTTGTATCTGATTCATAACAGACCCTCCCTTGGGTGAGTAGTCGCCTTGTTATAGAACTTCCACGGCATCCTTGCAGGCATCAGAACAGAAACCGTGATGTATTTCTTCACAATCCTCACAGCAAATATGTTGTAAGTTACATACCGGACAGTTTATATAACGATCATGAGTGGTTCTGCAGTGGTGGCATTTGCCGATGACAATATCCTCATCAGTCTGGTTGATTGGAACGGAGATTCGTTCGTCAAACACATAGCATTTGCCATCCCATAACCGGCCCTGAACCTCGGGGTCCTTGCCATATGTGACGATGCCGCCTTCCAGTTGGGAGACGTCCTTGAAGCCTTCATTCAGCAGAAAGCCCGTCAGCTTCTCGCAGCGTATTCCACCAGTACAATAGGTAAGAATGGTCTTGTCCTTATAGTCGCTCAGATTGTCTCGAATCCATTCGGGGAACTCGCGGAAGGAACCGACCTCGGGACGGATCGCGCCACGGAAGTGTCCGATGTCATATTCGTAATCGTTACGTCCATCAATGACCACGACATCATCGCTCTGCAGCTTCTCGTAGAACTCGGCAGGGGACAGGCGCTTGCCGCTCAGTTTATTAGGATCAAGCTCATTCTCATAGCGGAAGGTGACCAGTTCCTTCTTGTGCCGAACGAACATCTTCTTGAAAGCATGCTGGTCGGTTTCGTCGATCTTGAAGAAGGTGTCCTCAAACCCAGGGATTGCGCGGAGATCATTCATATATTTCTCTGTCTGCTCCACTGTGCCAGATACAGTCCCGTTAATACCCTCGCTCGCGATCAGAATACGCCCCTTCAGCCCAAGCTCTTTGCAATATTGCAGATGCTCTGTCGTAAAAATTTCAGGCGAATCGATCGTTGTGAATTTATAATATAGTAAGATGCGGTAGTTCGTTGTTTGACTCATATATTTCATCACCTATTTAAGATTTTAGATTATAATTAAGATTCTACTGCATTGTAGAGAATTTTGCCGACTTAGTCAATATTAAAGTATAGTAAGTATGTTAAGAGGTTTTTGATGTGGAGGAGGAATATGGATGAACAGAAACGTTGGCTTCGTATATGCACATCCGGATGATGAAACTTTTGGCTGTTCCTTTCTGATCCGGCAAATTGCCGATGAGGGGGGGAATCCCGTGCTGCTCACGGCTACTCCTGGTAATGCGGGCAAGACAGGACGTCTTGGACCGATGACTCAGGAGGAGCTGGCGGCGAAGCGTAGAATCGAGCTGCAGCAGGCTGCAGATATTCTTGGCATTACCGAAGTCGTTCATCTGGAGTTGGGGGACGGAAAATTGAAGGAAGTGGACCAGGATGTTCTAGCTGCCCATGTGGCAGACTTCCTGCGTAAGCATCAAATCGAGATAGTCATTACTTTCCCTGAGGATGGAATGTCAGGACATGCTGACCATATCGCGATACATCATGCGGTAAATAAAGTTGTGTTTGCTGGTCAAGTCCCTTCTGTACAGAAGTTGTATTATAACTGTCTGCCCTCGAAGCATGATGCAAACGGTACAGCGAGTGTGCTAAGTGTGGGTGCGAATGGGAACTGGCAAATGAAGCGCGATGCGCTGGCGGCACATGAATCGCAAATCTGGTCGATTGAAAGAGTATTTGGGGATTTGCAACAAGTGGGGCCAGAGTCTTTTGGCGCGGAATACTTCCAGCTCGTCTGGGAACGGGGAGTACATCATCCGCATAAGCAAGAACAATCGATCTTTGATGATTTAGCATAAGTGCCATGACAAAGGCCAGCCTCCTGATTAGGAGGCTGGCCTTTGTGCTGTATGCTAGAGGATCGATTAATGGGCCAAATGTTTTACTTTCATCTTGTTGCTTGGAGCCTCATTGATTGTCTTGTCCTGATCCTTCTTGTGGAACAAGCCGCGCAAGTAAGGCATAAGGTAGTAGTCGAGTCCGATTTTGCCTGCATTAGCGGCAGCTACGACAACCAGTACTTCAAGCAGGAGCATTTGTGCGTTGGTGCTTACGGTTCCCGAGAAGAGGAAGGCTGCGTTCATGACGAGTCCCATCAGGGCTGCGAAGGTTGTGAATGTACCGAGAATAAGTCCGAGACCAACTAGGAATTCGCCTAAAGGAATGACGATGTTGAAGGCGTTAACTCCTGGAAGAGCTACATGCTGCAGGAAGGTTGCCCACCAAGCTTGAACGGCGGGGTGGTCACCTGTGCTGTTCGCGATCGCCCCATTCAGGAAGCCAGCTGCATCGAAGCCGCCTGTAAGTTTATGATACCCGGCTGTAATCCATTGATAGCCGAGATAAATACGAATTACGGTTAATAACCACATTGCCACTTTGTTTGTTCTCAAGAAATTGTTAAACATAAGAACCACTCCTTATTTGTATGTGTCATTGTTTGGATGATCATCTTTGATGACTTTATTATAAGTGATATTTTTCACAATACATGTGATTTAAATCACAAATAATAAAATTTGAATAAATACATTTTAAAGTATTGTTTTAGGGTATTACAAAAGCCCGATGCTTGTGTTCGTCATCGGGCTTGCTTAGAAATTAACAAGCGAACTATCTGGCCGCTACATCTGTGCGGACGACGCCGACATCGGAAGCGTTAATGGTTCACTTCGATATGCTGTTTAGGGGAAACTTTATGGGTGAGCAGCTCAGAGACAGTAACGAAGGAGAAGCCTCTCTTTTTCAACTCAGGTAAAATAGTCTCCAGCGCCTCAGGAGTCTGAGAACTGCGGTAGACAAAATCATGCATAAGCACAATATCTCCATTGCGGGCGTTATTTAGCACCTTGCGCACAATCTTGTTCACGCCGGGCGAGGACCAATCCCTCGTATCCTGATGCCAGGACCATAGAATTAATTGCATATTGTTCTGCTTTGCCAAGTTAATAATGTTTTCGTTGTAGACACCACCAGGAGGGCGGAATAACACAGCTTTATGTCCGGTCGTTTGATAAATAACTTGCTGGGTCTGGTCCATTTCATTTTTAATGGTATTAACTGACAAAGTTTCAAAGGCTGGATGGCGGAACGAGTGATTGCCGATTTCATGGCCAGCGGCCAACTCTTTCTTGACGAGTTCAGGGTAACGTTTGACACGTTCGCCAACGACGAAGAAGGTCGCCTTTGCATCATATTTCTCCAGCAGCTCGAGAATTTTCGGCGTTAGCTTCGCATCTGGGCCGTCGTCGAAAGTCAGTGCAATAAACTTGTCTTGGGTAGGGACCTCCCATACGATGTCACCTCGGGACTCATAGTAAGCTCTGTCTTTGGGCACAGAGCGGGCTTCTGCTGAACCGGGAAGGTGGACTAATGCCGCGGACAAGATGAGCAGCAAGAGCAGTTTGGGCTTAAGCATGATCGTAAAGTTCCTCCCTCTATATTTTTCACAGATCTTATCGTACAGAACCAAGTGTGACATTCAATTATTGTGGATAATTTCATGAAAAAATATCCCTAATCTGAGCGAGGTCCGCTAAAAGGAGGATTCATGATGAGTTATACCTCTCCAAATTGGAGTCGGTCTGTGCTGTTAACGATCGATACGCAAAATGATTTTACGTTGCCAGAAGCAGTGGCAATGGTTCCAGGAACCTTTGAAGTGTTGCCAAAAATGGAGCAGATGCTTGCCGTTTACCGGGCGCTGACCATGCCGATTATACATGTCGTCCGTCTGTATCAAGAGGATGGGTCCAATGTAGATCTATGCCGGAGAGAGTCGATTGAGAAGGGACTGCAAGTCGTTGCCCCGGAGACAGAGGGAGCGGAGTTGGTCCATTCGATTCGCCCGCTCAATTATAGCGGGCTGGATTCCAGACGACTGCTTCATGGAGAGTTTCAGGCGGTTGGTGACCAGGAATGGATCCTGTACAAGCCGCGTTGGGGCGCCTTTTATAACACTTCACTTGAGCATTTTCTCAGGGAGCGAGGGATCGACACGATTCTTTTTGCAGGCTGTAATTTCCCCAATTGTCCGAGAACCTCCATGTATGAAGCTAGTGAACGAGATTTCCGTGTTGTTATGGTAAGTGACGCGATGTCCCAGGTGTATGAGCAGGGAATGAAGGAGATGAGGAATATCGGCGTACATGTATGCAGCTTGGCCGAAGCAATAGTTGAAGTGGAACAGGCAGTAGGGAGATAAGCACATAAGGATAATTGGGATCTAAAAAACACACCGTATCAAGAATCTTATGATGATACGGTGTGCCAAAATTAGAGTCGATCCGATTGGCTGACTCGTTCTTCCAGCGTCTCACCCGAATCCACATGACCTGTATTGATCGCTTCCCACAGATAGATCGAGGCGATGGAGCCATAAGGCTCCCACATATGTGCAACCTGCTGCAGGTATTTGCGGTCTGACCGTTCTTCCATATTATGCAGCCATCGGGCGGCACGCTGCAGCCCGGCATCTCCAATAGAGATAACATTCTCACGCCCGAGGCCGAAGATCAGGAACATTTCCGCCGTCCATTTGCCAATCCCTTTGATCGAGACGAGCTTGGCTGTGGCATCTTCATCATTTAGCTCCTGAAGTCGCTCCAGGTCGACATCTCCGGATAGTACCTTATCGCATAGATCACGGATATATGTGACTTTGGCGGTAGAGAGTCCGGCGGCACGAAGATCCTCAGCGCTCTGCGCTGAGAGGGCGGCCGGGGATAATTCCCCGGCCAATTCGATTACCCGGCCGCGGATTGATGCGGCCGCTTTGACGGAAATCTGCTGACTGATGATCGATCGTGCTATAGAAGCAAAATGCGGTTCCTGAGTGTTGGTTCTTACCTCGCCAATTAGTGAAATTAACGTCCCCATGCGGGGATCGGCAGCAGACAGTGAGTTGACCCGCGGGTCATCAGCATGTAAATGGAATGCAATTGAGCTCATTCGTATAACACCCTCTCAATGTTATTGATCTGATTTATTGGTCATCGTCCTCAAGCATCTGAATATATTTCTCGATCAGACCGTCCAGTTGTAGCTGAACTTGATTTTGCTGAGTCTGCAGTTCAGCTAGTCGGTCTGAATCGTATGCTGCTTCCGGTTCCAGCATCGCTGCCTGGATCAAATTCAATGTCTGCTCTAATTCGGCCATATCTCGCTCGAGCTTCTGGATCGTAGCTGGATTAGGTGTTGATGAAGTTTGCGGCGGTTTGGCCAGCTGCTTCGATTGCTGTGGTTTTGCTGTCGAATTCAAATTGTGTATAGAGCTAGAGACACTCGTTTCATTTGGGAAGCTGGTGGAGGATTTTCTCTTTTCCAGCTCGGCCCTAAAGTCCTCGAAGTTCCCCAACGTCACATTCATTTGTTCGTTCTCAAGTGCCCATACTTGTCTAGCGATCTTATTGATAAAATATCGGTCATGGGATACGGCCAGAACAGTTCCAGGGAACTCCTCCAGTGCATCCTCCAAGGCTTCCCTTGAGTCGATATCAAGATGGTTCGTCGGTTCATCGAGCAGCAGCAGGTTAGGCTTGCGGTACATCAGTATAGTTAGCCGCAGCCGCGTCCACTCTCCGCCGGAGAGATTGCAAACTTGCTTGAATACATCGGCTCCGTAGAAGAGGAAGCGGGCCAGCTGGTTCCTGGCCTCGCCGGTCTCCATTCCGATCTCGGAGCGGAAGTATTCCAGTACAGTCAGATTCAGATCTGAAGGAGCGGATTCCTGGGCTAAATAACCTGTCTCGGTTCTTGAACCAAGGCGAATCTCACCTTTATCAGTAGTAGCCATGCCCAAAATACACTTAAGTAAAGTACTCTTGCCCGAACCATTTCCGC
The window above is part of the Paenibacillus lutimineralis genome. Proteins encoded here:
- a CDS encoding PIG-L deacetylase family protein encodes the protein MNRNVGFVYAHPDDETFGCSFLIRQIADEGGNPVLLTATPGNAGKTGRLGPMTQEELAAKRRIELQQAADILGITEVVHLELGDGKLKEVDQDVLAAHVADFLRKHQIEIVITFPEDGMSGHADHIAIHHAVNKVVFAGQVPSVQKLYYNCLPSKHDANGTASVLSVGANGNWQMKRDALAAHESQIWSIERVFGDLQQVGPESFGAEYFQLVWERGVHHPHKQEQSIFDDLA
- a CDS encoding LacI family DNA-binding transcriptional regulator; amino-acid sequence: MARKKKISMQDIADKLNISKNAVSLALMNKKGISEATRYKVLQAAKELGYGQFAAEEAGNNILVLVPERIMSYQDNDHFQFFHDMIWGLEKSIRSRGYNAIVVPIDEEMEAGLKLPRLVSEFSYRGIILFGIVDKSYACLVWEMEVPLVMLDSYYRDLPCPTVTSANIEGAYEATSVLIGAGHREIGFIGPTNLTTSHEERWFGYWKAMQDHGLPVDNGYCLTGSQGYDETRREIAEWLDGLDQLPSGFFCGNDRIAYILAGLLRERGISVPEQISIVGYDDLQYPAMPELQVTTVHVEKEKMCQAAAELLLSVSGRNREMMRVFVPSTLVIRESVKEVVQKVHF
- a CDS encoding polysaccharide deacetylase family protein, encoding MLKPKLLLLLILSAALVHLPGSAEARSVPKDRAYYESRGDIVWEVPTQDKFIALTFDDGPDAKLTPKILELLEKYDAKATFFVVGERVKRYPELVKKELAAGHEIGNHSFRHPAFETLSVNTIKNEMDQTQQVIYQTTGHKAVLFRPPGGVYNENIINLAKQNNMQLILWSWHQDTRDWSSPGVNKIVRKVLNNARNGDIVLMHDFVYRSSQTPEALETILPELKKRGFSFVTVSELLTHKVSPKQHIEVNH
- a CDS encoding superoxide dismutase, with amino-acid sequence MAHQLPALPYANNALEPNIDEQTMMIHHDRHHNTYVTNLNAALESAPELQSKSVEELIADLDSVPESIRTAVRNNGGGHANHSLFWEVIGPNGGGQPSGKLADAINNELGGFDKFKEDFSKAATTRFGSGWAFLAVDNGKLSVYSLPNQDSPIMEGKTPILGLDVWEHAYYLKYQNKRPDYIAAFFNVINWAEVEKRYEAALNK
- a CDS encoding rhodanese-related sulfurtransferase, whose product is MSQTTNYRILLYYKFTTIDSPEIFTTEHLQYCKELGLKGRILIASEGINGTVSGTVEQTEKYMNDLRAIPGFEDTFFKIDETDQHAFKKMFVRHKKELVTFRYENELDPNKLSGKRLSPAEFYEKLQSDDVVVIDGRNDYEYDIGHFRGAIRPEVGSFREFPEWIRDNLSDYKDKTILTYCTGGIRCEKLTGFLLNEGFKDVSQLEGGIVTYGKDPEVQGRLWDGKCYVFDERISVPINQTDEDIVIGKCHHCRTTHDRYINCPVCNLQHICCEDCEEIHHGFCSDACKDAVEVL
- a CDS encoding DUF1450 domain-containing protein, which produces MGIVVVEVCSNNLLSMLDLEQLEEEYPEIAVMRTDCLNFCGMCRARPYAMVNGNKVFAKTSEECLLLIKQAIEAELKEFYEI
- a CDS encoding cysteine hydrolase family protein: MSYTSPNWSRSVLLTIDTQNDFTLPEAVAMVPGTFEVLPKMEQMLAVYRALTMPIIHVVRLYQEDGSNVDLCRRESIEKGLQVVAPETEGAELVHSIRPLNYSGLDSRRLLHGEFQAVGDQEWILYKPRWGAFYNTSLEHFLRERGIDTILFAGCNFPNCPRTSMYEASERDFRVVMVSDAMSQVYEQGMKEMRNIGVHVCSLAEAIVEVEQAVGR
- a CDS encoding DoxX family protein — encoded protein: MFNNFLRTNKVAMWLLTVIRIYLGYQWITAGYHKLTGGFDAAGFLNGAIANSTGDHPAVQAWWATFLQHVALPGVNAFNIVIPLGEFLVGLGLILGTFTTFAALMGLVMNAAFLFSGTVSTNAQMLLLEVLVVVAAANAGKIGLDYYLMPYLRGLFHKKDQDKTINEAPSNKMKVKHLAH
- a CDS encoding DNA-3-methyladenine glycosylase family protein; this translates as MSSIAFHLHADDPRVNSLSAADPRMGTLISLIGEVRTNTQEPHFASIARSIISQQISVKAAASIRGRVIELAGELSPAALSAQSAEDLRAAGLSTAKVTYIRDLCDKVLSGDVDLERLQELNDEDATAKLVSIKGIGKWTAEMFLIFGLGRENVISIGDAGLQRAARWLHNMEERSDRKYLQQVAHMWEPYGSIASIYLWEAINTGHVDSGETLEERVSQSDRL
- a CDS encoding helix-turn-helix transcriptional regulator, yielding MNQIQPLSTRERILHMMKTAGPLSAKEVTNELQITEMAVRRHLSSMERDGLIESKMIRQTLGRPTAVYGLTDTAEGMFPKSYHNLTLDLLNALAEETGEDMVNQLFERRKEKLTGRYESEMQGKDFNEKVRRLAEIQNENGYMTECTAQEDGSFVLKEHNCPISKIADQYNHACDCELKLFETLLDTKVERTECLVQQGKRCVYVIHKQ